From a region of the Triticum aestivum cultivar Chinese Spring chromosome 7D, IWGSC CS RefSeq v2.1, whole genome shotgun sequence genome:
- the LOC123164879 gene encoding senescence-specific cysteine protease SAG39-like, producing MAIPPKVLLLAILGCLCLYSSVLAARELSDDLSIVARHESWMAQYGRVYKDATEKAQKFKVFKANVEFIESFNAENHKFFLGVNQFADLTNGEFKMTKANKGYKASLESAPTGFRYENVSLDALPATIDWRTKGAVTPIKDQGQCGCCWAFSAVAATEGIVKLKTGKLISLSEQELVDCDVHGVDQGCEGGLMDDAFKFIISNGGLTGESSYPYTAEDGKCKSGSKDVATIKSYEDVPANNEGALMAAVANQPISVAVDGGDMTFQFYKGGVMTGSCGTDLDHGIAAIGYGKTSDGTKYWLLKNSWGTTWGENGYLRMEKDISDKRGMCGLAMEPSYPTA from the exons ATGGCCATCCCACCAAAGGTTTTGCTCCTTGCCATCCTCGGTTGCCTCTGCCTCTATAGTTCAGTTCTAGCAGCTCGTGAGCTCAGTGATGACTTGTCTATCGTAGCAAGGCATGAGAGTTGGATGGCCCAGTACGGCCGTGTGTACAAGGATGCCACTGAGAAGGCTCAGAAGTTTAAGGTGTTCAAGGCCAATGTCGAGTTCATTGAGTCCTTCAACGCCGAGAACCACAAGTTCTTTTTGGGCGTCAATCAATTTGCTGACCTCACCAACGGGGAGTTCAAGATGACAAAGGCTAACAAAGGATACAAAGCGAGCTTGGAGAGTGCTCCCACGGGATTCAGGTACGAGAACGTGAGCTTGGATGCACTTCCGGCAACAATAGATTGGAGGACGAAGGGTGCGGTCACTCCCATCAAGGATCAGGGTCAATGTG GTTGTTGTTGGGCATTTTCTGCTGTTGCTGCAACCGAGGGCATCGTCAAGCTAAAAACTGGCAAGCTTATCTCTTTATCGGAACAAGAGTTGGTAGATTGTGATGTCCACGGTGTGGACCAGGGCTGTGAGGGCGGGCTCATGGACGATGCGTTCAAGTTCATCATTTCAAACGGTGGCCTTACTGGTGAGTCTAGCTACCCATATACGGCAGAAGATGGAAAGTGCAAGAGTGGATCCAAAGATGTCGCCACCATCAAGAGCTACGAGGATGTGCCGGCCAACAATGAAGGTGCCCTCATGGCGGCTGTCGCGAACCAACCTATTTCGGTAGCCGTGGATGGTGGTGACATGACGTTCCAATTTTACAAAGGTGGAGTGATGACTGGTTCTTGCGGCACTGACCTAGACCATGGCATTGCAGCTATTGGCTATGGAAAGACGAGTGATGGCACAAAATATTGGTTGTTGAAGAATTCGTGGGGAACAACATGGGGAGAGAATGGGTATTTAAGAATGGAGAAGGACATTTCTGACAAGAGAGGCATGTGTGGTCTTGCCATGGAGCCTTCCTACCCTACTGCGTAG